Proteins encoded together in one Candidatus Kaiserbacteria bacterium window:
- the cfa gene encoding cyclopropane fatty acyl phospholipid synthase, producing the protein MLKSKIVSSLDASGITVGGYGKHDIHICDERTYKAILRGTLGMGEAYMNGWWYANDIDAFVSHAVKSMFGRSLSATNLVKFALLSQIRNAQRVARAFAVAEEHYDLHPEIYSAMLDERMTYTCGYYGRGAKTLDQAQFDKLDLVCEKLGLKPGDRVLDIGCGFGSFAEFAAKNYDVNVTGATVSEGQLVVAKQRTQGLPVQYLLQDYRKLDGEQFDHIVSIGMFEAVGYKNYVEFMKVADRMLKPGGTFLLHTIGMATSETCGDPWFDKYIFPNGMMPSLAQITKAIEGRFIVEDWHSFGEDYDTTLMEWWKNFNRAWRSESFTQEYDERFYRMWKLYLRGSAGLFRARHLQLWQFVFTRGDAPSKRVTIR; encoded by the coding sequence ATGTTGAAATCGAAAATAGTTTCGTCGCTTGATGCTTCCGGTATAACTGTTGGTGGCTATGGTAAGCACGATATTCATATCTGTGACGAGCGTACTTATAAAGCAATACTCAGAGGTACTCTTGGTATGGGTGAAGCGTACATGAATGGGTGGTGGTACGCGAACGATATTGATGCGTTCGTTTCGCATGCTGTTAAAAGCATGTTTGGCAGAAGTCTGTCTGCAACCAATCTCGTTAAGTTTGCACTACTGTCGCAAATAAGAAATGCACAAAGAGTAGCGCGTGCGTTCGCTGTTGCGGAAGAGCACTACGATCTTCATCCGGAGATTTACAGTGCGATGCTTGATGAGCGTATGACCTACACATGTGGGTACTATGGTCGAGGAGCCAAGACATTGGATCAAGCGCAGTTTGATAAGCTTGATCTTGTATGTGAGAAACTAGGTTTAAAACCTGGTGATCGGGTGCTTGATATAGGTTGCGGTTTCGGTTCATTCGCAGAGTTCGCAGCAAAAAATTACGACGTCAATGTCACAGGAGCAACAGTATCTGAAGGTCAATTAGTGGTTGCAAAGCAGCGCACACAAGGGCTTCCAGTACAATATCTTTTACAAGATTACCGGAAACTCGACGGAGAGCAATTCGACCATATAGTTTCTATCGGTATGTTTGAAGCTGTTGGCTACAAAAACTACGTCGAATTTATGAAAGTGGCTGATCGAATGCTTAAGCCCGGAGGTACGTTCTTGCTTCACACGATCGGTATGGCTACTTCTGAAACTTGTGGGGACCCATGGTTCGATAAGTATATTTTCCCTAACGGGATGATGCCTTCACTTGCACAGATTACTAAAGCGATCGAAGGACGCTTCATTGTTGAAGATTGGCACAGTTTTGGAGAAGATTACGATACAACACTCATGGAGTGGTGGAAAAACTTTAACCGTGCATGGCGCAGTGAATCGTTTACTCAAGAATACGATGAGCGATTTTATCGCATGTGGAAGCTATATCTTCGCGGTAGTGCTGGACTCTTTCGAGCTCGACACTTGCAACTTTGGCAATTCGTATTTACACGGGGTGATGCTCCAAGTAAACGTGTAACCATTCGTTGA
- a CDS encoding thermonuclease family protein, whose protein sequence is MAWRIIIAFLLSLIAFALWAATTQTINEPHTLGGEYTTVTNVIDGDTIVVSNDKKVRLIGIDAPELTSSTQSDCFAIESKSRAQQLLLNKQVRLVADISNVDKYERLLRYVYIDDPLSSIHEETSINEILVHEGHAVAKAYPPDTALSETLKELEQKSKEQKFGLWGSCK, encoded by the coding sequence ATGGCATGGAGAATAATAATCGCATTCCTTCTTTCACTTATTGCGTTTGCCTTATGGGCTGCTACAACGCAAACAATTAATGAGCCTCATACTCTAGGTGGTGAGTATACAACTGTTACAAATGTTATAGACGGAGACACTATAGTTGTTTCAAATGACAAGAAGGTTCGCCTTATCGGGATTGATGCGCCAGAATTAACAAGCAGCACTCAGTCGGACTGCTTCGCGATTGAATCAAAATCCCGAGCTCAGCAATTGCTTCTTAATAAACAAGTGCGACTAGTGGCTGATATTTCTAACGTAGATAAATATGAACGATTGCTGCGATATGTATATATAGATGACCCTCTTTCTTCAATTCACGAAGAAACATCAATTAACGAAATTTTAGTACATGAAGGCCATGCGGTGGCTAAAGCATATCCCCCCGATACCGCACTTAGCGAGACACTGAAAGAACTCGAGCAGAAATCAAAGGAGCAGAAATTTGGACTTTGGGGTTCATGCAAATAA
- a CDS encoding ABC transporter permease encodes MNWVGLYTLMRREIERTFRVVVQTIFSPLISATLFVFVFGSVVGARIDEIGGVSYIIFVFPGILIMNVLTSSFSQASSNVYFAKWARTIEELLVSPLSYFEIMFGTVLSAVARALTVGVVILLVGMLFGAVSMYSLPLFIFYILGISIIFGLLGIITGLVAKSFEQLNILSTFIIMPFSFLGGMFYTLDMLPPIAQKITLLNPFFYFVDGVRYAMTGIHDANLIAGATLIVTLIVVLGFSVWKIFQTGWRIRE; translated from the coding sequence ATGAACTGGGTAGGATTATATACATTGATGCGCCGAGAGATCGAACGAACATTTCGTGTTGTTGTTCAAACTATCTTTAGTCCACTTATTTCTGCCACACTATTTGTGTTCGTATTTGGATCGGTTGTTGGTGCACGAATTGATGAAATTGGTGGTGTTTCGTACATTATTTTCGTTTTCCCAGGTATTTTAATAATGAACGTACTTACCTCATCGTTCTCTCAGGCTTCTAGCAACGTATACTTTGCAAAATGGGCTCGCACAATTGAGGAGTTACTAGTATCTCCACTTTCTTACTTTGAGATAATGTTTGGAACAGTACTGAGCGCCGTTGCTCGTGCACTTACTGTGGGAGTGGTTATCTTGCTGGTTGGAATGCTCTTTGGTGCTGTAAGTATGTATAGTCTTCCTTTATTTATTTTCTACATACTTGGTATATCAATAATATTTGGTCTTCTTGGAATAATTACTGGACTTGTAGCAAAAAGTTTTGAGCAACTAAACATCTTGAGCACATTTATTATTATGCCTTTCTCTTTCTTAGGAGGAATGTTCTACACTCTTGATATGCTCCCACCTATTGCTCAAAAAATAACTCTATTAAACCCATTCTTTTATTTTGTAGACGGCGTACGTTATGCAATGACAGGTATTCATGATGCAAATTTAATAGCTGGTGCGACACTTATAGTTACCCTAATAGTTGTTCTCGGCTTCTCTGTGTGGAAAATATTCCAAACAGGGTGGCGCATTAGAGAATAG
- a CDS encoding ABC transporter ATP-binding protein produces METLALEITNLHKSYGDTVAVNDLSLTVPKGAFLGLLGPNGAGKSTTINCIVGVNKITSGTIKTFGLDVEKDYRESRKTLGIAPQEFNIDIFGKVDKLLDYAAGYYGMRASQRKERIEELLTQFDLQKHRNKPFMDLSGGLKRRVILARALVHDPELLILDEPTAGVDVELRRELWSYLQQLSKEGKTIVLTSHYLEEVELLADRFAFISDGKIIAQGSKEKMLAGGKKLEDVYLELTGKKDVV; encoded by the coding sequence ATGGAAACACTAGCACTGGAGATAACTAATTTACATAAATCATACGGGGACACTGTCGCTGTAAATGACCTTTCTCTTACTGTTCCGAAGGGTGCTTTCTTGGGACTTCTTGGTCCAAACGGTGCAGGAAAATCGACAACTATCAATTGTATAGTTGGTGTGAATAAAATCACCAGCGGAACCATTAAGACTTTCGGATTAGACGTAGAAAAAGATTACCGCGAATCGCGAAAGACACTTGGCATAGCTCCTCAGGAATTTAATATCGACATCTTTGGAAAGGTAGATAAGCTTCTAGACTACGCAGCTGGATATTATGGAATGAGAGCCTCTCAACGAAAAGAACGTATTGAAGAACTGCTCACACAATTCGACTTACAGAAACATCGCAATAAACCATTTATGGATCTTTCTGGCGGCTTGAAACGTCGAGTTATTCTTGCGCGTGCACTTGTACACGATCCTGAGCTTCTTATTCTAGATGAGCCGACTGCAGGAGTGGACGTTGAATTACGACGAGAACTTTGGAGCTACCTGCAACAGCTCTCCAAAGAAGGTAAAACAATTGTTCTTACTTCTCATTACCTTGAAGAAGTCGAGCTTCTAGCCGACCGATTCGCATTTATTTCCGACGGAAAAATAATTGCGCAAGGTTCAAAAGAAAAGATGCTTGCAGGTGGTAAAAAACTTGAAGATGTCTATCTTGAATTAACGGGTAAAAAAGATGTTGTATGA
- the ung gene encoding uracil-DNA glycosylase codes for MNISVLSKGWQKHLAEESSESYYKELTAFVNSEYSNAEVYPDEENIFRSLDLCPFEKVKVVILGQDPYHGDGQANGLCFAVNENVKSPPSLRNIFKELEGDLGKEVEKTGDLERWAKQGVLLLNATLTVRASKPGSHQKKGWEEFTDKVIQKLSDERKGLVFILWGNYAKEKGKNIDVKKHLVLSAPHPSPFSAHSGFFGCKHFSKTNEYLKTRGKKEIDW; via the coding sequence ATGAACATATCTGTACTAAGTAAGGGGTGGCAAAAGCATCTTGCTGAAGAATCTAGCGAGTCATATTACAAAGAACTTACTGCGTTTGTGAATTCTGAATATAGTAATGCAGAAGTGTATCCGGACGAGGAAAATATATTTCGCTCACTTGACCTCTGTCCTTTTGAAAAAGTGAAAGTAGTAATACTCGGACAAGATCCTTACCATGGTGATGGGCAAGCTAACGGTCTTTGTTTTGCGGTAAATGAAAATGTTAAATCGCCACCATCGCTTAGGAATATATTCAAAGAACTAGAGGGCGACCTCGGTAAGGAGGTCGAGAAAACAGGTGATTTAGAACGATGGGCGAAACAGGGAGTTTTACTATTAAACGCAACACTTACCGTTCGTGCATCTAAACCGGGAAGTCATCAAAAGAAGGGTTGGGAGGAGTTTACAGATAAAGTGATACAGAAACTTTCTGACGAGCGTAAAGGACTTGTATTTATATTGTGGGGGAACTACGCAAAAGAGAAGGGCAAGAATATTGATGTAAAAAAACACCTTGTTTTAAGCGCACCACATCCTTCGCCATTTTCAGCACATTCAGGTTTTTTTGGGTGCAAGCATTTTAGTAAGACAAATGAATACCTAAAGACTAGAGGTAAAAAGGAAATAGACTGGTAG
- a CDS encoding DUF2914 domain-containing protein: MLVLAYVYMFPASYIPTQFKSYLPFVPTAALVFGFFFDLLTLNQPDALFENIVIIGYLLLSAITMLLLQARKNTESTNKRLVLLSILQFSFGNLASGLMILYAHSGTFAGSAIFIGMLALLLLSNELFRKRYARTHVRVTIWFVLLLTYSGLIVPILLNRIGAMVFVASALLALMITYAYIQLLSYVTQESFERARRNIIITVVAITLLFSGLYFSNLIPPVPLSLKHIGIYHSVVRTGNSYAATYEAPRWFEFWKDTSASFNNESDSTTFCFTSVYAPTKLATDIRHRWEKYDEITETWATIARIPFPITGGRKDGFRGYTQTSQVDDGTWRCSVETARGALIGRTVFEAQSGTPTLRSQEL, from the coding sequence ATGCTTGTGTTAGCATACGTTTACATGTTCCCCGCTTCGTACATTCCAACACAATTTAAGTCATACCTTCCTTTTGTGCCAACTGCTGCACTAGTATTTGGATTCTTTTTTGACCTTCTTACACTAAACCAACCGGACGCTCTATTTGAGAATATAGTGATTATTGGATACCTCCTCCTGAGCGCCATAACAATGCTCCTGCTTCAGGCGCGTAAAAATACAGAAAGCACCAATAAACGCTTGGTGCTTTTGAGCATTCTGCAATTCAGCTTTGGTAACCTTGCTAGCGGATTGATGATTTTGTACGCACACAGCGGCACCTTTGCAGGAAGTGCTATTTTTATCGGAATGTTAGCCCTTCTTCTTCTGAGTAACGAGTTATTCCGAAAACGCTACGCTCGCACACATGTGCGTGTAACCATTTGGTTTGTGCTACTTCTTACTTACAGTGGTCTTATTGTACCAATACTCCTAAACAGAATCGGCGCAATGGTTTTTGTAGCCAGTGCCTTACTCGCCCTAATGATAACGTACGCTTATATTCAATTACTTTCGTACGTAACTCAAGAATCGTTCGAGAGAGCACGACGAAATATCATTATTACAGTAGTCGCCATCACTCTTCTTTTTTCCGGTTTATATTTTTCGAATCTCATTCCACCGGTTCCATTGTCTCTTAAACACATAGGTATATACCATTCTGTTGTGCGCACTGGAAATAGCTACGCTGCAACATACGAGGCTCCACGATGGTTCGAGTTCTGGAAAGATACGAGTGCTTCGTTCAATAACGAATCAGATTCCACTACTTTTTGCTTCACTTCCGTATACGCTCCAACAAAACTAGCGACAGATATTCGACACCGCTGGGAAAAATATGACGAGATAACGGAGACTTGGGCTACCATAGCGCGGATACCTTTCCCTATTACTGGTGGCCGTAAAGACGGCTTTCGTGGATACACGCAAACTTCACAAGTTGATGACGGAACGTGGCGCTGTAGTGTAGAAACGGCGCGTGGCGCACTTATCGGACGTACTGTATTTGAAGCACAATCAGGAACGCCTACATTACGCTCACAAGAACTTTAA